From the Flavobacterium galactosidilyticum genome, one window contains:
- a CDS encoding glycosyltransferase family 4 protein, giving the protein MGDILIITNYYPPEKGAAANRIEQLALKLHQNKYKVTVLCPLGNYPKGELFPQYKGKFSVTENLQNILVKRLWIYPSNSKNTIKRLISVLSFSLGLFFYLLFQKTPQKVVVQSPPLLLSFISVFVLSLKRKKIILNVSDLWPTAAIELNVLKVNSFSHRISLFLERFIYKKAHLILGQSKEIITHIHTVFPEKKCFLYRNFPEYQNVKIDLETQKNEPIKIFYAGLFGVAQGVLELCEKIDLKDLNIELHLFGDGAEKTAIEAFISSDTDQKKFFHGMLERNALHEILKTFDIAIVPLKTRIYGSVPSKIFEYGALGFPILYFGGGEGENIVNENSLGWVCKVENYTDLNEKLIELSKLSKSEIHKMKKTIFKKSQEVFNLEKQMNYLLDKGVF; this is encoded by the coding sequence ATGGGCGACATCCTTATCATAACGAATTACTATCCGCCAGAGAAAGGCGCAGCTGCCAATCGCATTGAGCAGCTGGCTTTAAAATTACATCAAAACAAGTATAAAGTTACCGTGCTTTGTCCTTTAGGAAATTATCCCAAAGGCGAATTGTTTCCGCAATATAAGGGTAAATTTTCGGTTACTGAAAATCTTCAAAACATACTTGTTAAACGTCTTTGGATTTATCCAAGCAACAGTAAAAATACGATCAAAAGACTAATATCTGTTTTATCCTTTTCTTTGGGACTGTTTTTTTACTTATTGTTTCAAAAAACACCTCAAAAAGTAGTAGTACAATCACCGCCGTTACTGCTTTCTTTTATTTCCGTTTTTGTTCTTTCGCTGAAGCGCAAAAAAATCATACTCAATGTTTCTGATTTGTGGCCCACTGCTGCCATTGAACTGAATGTTTTAAAAGTAAATTCATTTTCACATCGTATTTCATTATTTTTAGAACGTTTTATCTACAAAAAAGCCCATTTAATTTTGGGACAATCCAAAGAAATCATCACTCACATCCACACTGTTTTTCCTGAAAAGAAATGCTTCTTATACCGCAATTTCCCAGAATATCAAAACGTTAAAATTGATTTAGAAACCCAAAAAAACGAACCTATTAAAATTTTCTACGCCGGTCTTTTTGGTGTTGCGCAAGGCGTTTTAGAATTGTGCGAAAAAATAGATTTAAAAGACCTAAATATCGAGTTACATCTGTTTGGTGATGGCGCAGAAAAAACAGCGATTGAAGCGTTTATTTCATCCGATACAGACCAAAAAAAATTCTTTCATGGAATGTTAGAGCGCAACGCATTACACGAAATATTAAAAACCTTTGATATTGCTATTGTTCCATTGAAAACTAGGATTTATGGCTCCGTTCCTTCAAAGATTTTTGAATATGGTGCATTGGGGTTTCCTATTTTATATTTTGGTGGTGGCGAAGGCGAGAATATCGTAAATGAAAATTCTTTAGGATGGGTTTGTAAGGTTGAAAACTATACCGATTTGAATGAAAAACTAATTGAACTTTCAAAACTAAGTAAATCAGAAATTCACAAAATGAAAAAGACCATATTTAAAAAATCGCAAGAAGTTTTTAATCTTGAAAAGCAGATGAATTATTTGTTGGATAAAGGTGTATTCTAA
- a CDS encoding UDP-glucuronic acid decarboxylase family protein: MKRILITGAAGFLGSHLCDRFIKEGYFVIGMDNLITGDLKNIEHLFKLENFEFYHHDITKFVHVPGNVDYILHFASPASPIDYLKIPIQTLKVGSLGTHNLLGLARVKNARILIASTSEVYGDPLIHPQTEEYYGNVNTIGPRGVYDEAKRFQESITMAYHTFHGVETRIVRIFNTYGPRMRLNDGRVIPAFIGQAIRGEDLTIFGDGMQTRSFCYVDDQVEGIFRLLHSDYVYPVNIGNPDEITIKDFAEEIIKLTGTNQKVVYHPLPINDPLQRQPDITKAKDLLGWEAKVGRAEGMKITYDYFKSLSKEELSKEEHKDFSSYIK; this comes from the coding sequence ATGAAAAGAATACTTATTACTGGAGCTGCAGGATTTTTAGGTTCACATCTTTGTGATCGTTTTATCAAAGAAGGCTATTTTGTAATTGGGATGGATAATCTCATTACGGGAGATTTGAAAAATATTGAACATCTATTTAAGTTAGAAAATTTTGAGTTTTATCATCATGATATTACAAAGTTTGTCCATGTACCAGGTAATGTAGATTATATTCTTCATTTTGCTTCGCCTGCAAGTCCTATAGATTATTTGAAAATTCCTATTCAAACACTAAAAGTGGGCTCTTTAGGAACGCATAATCTTTTAGGATTAGCAAGAGTAAAAAATGCTAGAATTCTTATTGCATCAACTTCTGAAGTGTACGGTGATCCATTAATTCATCCACAAACAGAAGAATACTATGGAAATGTAAATACAATAGGACCGAGAGGTGTTTACGATGAAGCCAAGCGCTTTCAGGAATCGATTACAATGGCGTATCATACTTTTCATGGTGTAGAGACTAGAATTGTGCGAATTTTTAATACTTATGGTCCAAGAATGAGACTCAATGATGGCCGTGTTATTCCTGCATTTATCGGACAAGCAATTCGTGGCGAAGATTTAACGATTTTTGGTGACGGAATGCAAACACGCTCATTTTGTTATGTCGATGATCAAGTTGAAGGAATTTTTAGATTATTACATTCTGATTACGTTTATCCAGTAAATATTGGGAATCCAGACGAAATTACAATCAAGGATTTTGCTGAAGAAATTATTAAATTGACGGGAACCAATCAAAAAGTAGTGTACCATCCGCTGCCTATAAATGACCCTTTACAACGTCAGCCCGACATTACTAAAGCAAAGGATTTATTAGGATGGGAAGCTAAAGTAGGTCGTGCAGAAGGTATGAAAATTACCTATGATTATTTCAAATCTTTATCTAAGGAGGAACTTTCTAAAGAAGAACATAAAGATTTTTCAAGCTATATAAAGTAG
- the tatA gene encoding twin-arginine translocase TatA/TatE family subunit, whose product MGRLGVTEILVILAIVLLLFGGKKIPELMKGLGNGIKEFKNASKEDQAVVKKEEETKE is encoded by the coding sequence ATGGGAAGATTAGGTGTTACAGAAATCCTGGTTATATTAGCTATAGTTTTATTACTTTTTGGAGGTAAAAAAATTCCAGAATTAATGAAAGGTCTTGGAAATGGAATTAAAGAATTCAAAAATGCTTCTAAAGAAGACCAAGCAGTAGTTAAAAAAGAAGAGGAAACAAAAGAATAA
- a CDS encoding GH3 family domain-containing protein yields MSIKSIAAKLFAQKIYNKTQVWVNNPVETQNKVFLQLIKEAKKTQFGIDHQFELIKSTSDFAKHVPVRDYEGLKSYVDQVVKGAENVLWKGKPLYFAKTSGTTSGAKYIPLTKESMPFHIEAARNAILHYIHETGKADFVDGKMIFLQGSPILEEKNGVKLGRLSGIVAHFVPKYLQKNRMPSWETNCIEDWETKVNAIVEETFHENMSVISGIPSWVQMYFEKLHQKGGKPVGEIFKNFNLFIYGGVNYEPYRAKFENLIGRKVDSIELFPASEGFFAYQDSQKEKGMLLLLNAGIFYEFIKSDEFHTDSEDSGPKRYTIGEIELGVNYVLIISTNAGLWGYNIGDTVQFVSLKPYRIIVSGRIKHYISAFGEHVIGKEVESALQEAIVGTTVRINEFTVAPQISPAIGLPYHEWFIEFENEPEDSVAFAEAIDNAMRKQNMYYDDLIVGKVLQKLVVTPVIKNGFQDYMKSIGKLGGQNKIPRLSNDRKIVDLLKKE; encoded by the coding sequence ATGTCTATAAAATCTATCGCAGCAAAATTGTTTGCACAAAAAATATATAATAAAACCCAAGTTTGGGTTAACAATCCAGTTGAGACTCAAAATAAAGTATTTTTGCAATTAATAAAAGAGGCAAAAAAAACGCAATTTGGTATTGATCATCAATTTGAGTTAATAAAATCTACTTCAGATTTTGCTAAGCACGTACCGGTTCGAGATTACGAAGGGCTAAAGTCTTATGTAGATCAAGTGGTAAAAGGTGCCGAAAACGTGCTATGGAAAGGAAAACCACTTTATTTTGCCAAAACTTCCGGAACGACCTCAGGCGCGAAATACATTCCTCTTACTAAGGAATCAATGCCTTTTCATATTGAAGCTGCAAGAAATGCAATCCTACACTATATTCACGAAACCGGAAAAGCTGATTTTGTTGACGGAAAAATGATTTTCTTGCAAGGAAGTCCAATATTAGAAGAAAAAAATGGCGTAAAATTAGGTCGATTGTCTGGAATTGTTGCTCATTTTGTTCCAAAATATCTTCAAAAAAATAGAATGCCTTCGTGGGAAACTAACTGTATTGAAGATTGGGAAACTAAAGTAAATGCTATTGTCGAGGAAACATTCCACGAAAATATGTCTGTGATTTCAGGGATTCCTTCTTGGGTGCAAATGTATTTTGAGAAATTGCATCAAAAAGGAGGAAAACCAGTGGGTGAAATCTTCAAAAATTTCAATTTGTTCATTTACGGAGGTGTAAATTATGAACCATATCGTGCTAAATTCGAAAATTTAATAGGCAGGAAAGTGGATAGTATAGAGTTATTTCCAGCATCGGAAGGATTTTTTGCCTACCAAGATTCTCAAAAGGAAAAGGGAATGTTACTACTATTGAACGCAGGAATTTTTTATGAATTTATAAAAAGCGACGAATTTCATACTGATTCTGAAGATTCGGGACCAAAACGATATACGATTGGCGAAATAGAACTAGGTGTAAATTATGTTTTGATTATTTCAACAAATGCAGGACTTTGGGGATATAATATTGGTGATACTGTTCAATTTGTATCTTTAAAACCCTATCGAATCATTGTTTCTGGTAGAATTAAACATTATATCTCGGCTTTTGGAGAACATGTTATTGGCAAGGAAGTTGAAAGTGCGCTGCAAGAAGCTATAGTAGGTACTACTGTTCGAATAAATGAATTTACCGTTGCGCCACAAATTTCGCCAGCTATTGGTTTGCCTTATCATGAATGGTTTATTGAATTCGAGAATGAACCAGAGGACAGCGTAGCTTTTGCGGAAGCGATAGACAACGCCATGAGAAAACAAAATATGTACTACGACGATCTAATCGTGGGCAAAGTGTTGCAAAAACTAGTGGTTACTCCAGTAATTAAGAACGGTTTTCAAGATTATATGAAATCAATAGGAAAACTTGGCGGACAAAATAAAATCCCTAGACTTTCTAATGATAGAAAGATTGTGGATTTACTAAAAAAGGAATAA
- a CDS encoding DUF6909 family protein codes for MKETKNISRSRAQESSAAIEKMYITMRHLFNRGFYKPMGVSGDTLREALLALRPEIYGNIGEEKVELNGLLYVIERLPVGIEECRFINLTSEEGYSKSHFQAIVPPKRRRNCYRIDEEQMNVEITRGRSDIYDILTHLTFIFIESHKIRNRVLLDDAGEVSRDWFKLEQAVSQKKKLTLVEKEKAISHAANILGRTFEEVLDIYDAFGSVAAPDRFLHVIYWLGKLAIEEIVDDNKRTITFSPILRERLGHHIHGEIWATNIKKVLEENQLLDRPIHVISANMHSVMNSIFATEVLKTKFKDKSDFFIYEELSRSGADEVRNQVSVVALKCGMFSLPDASGTNIDVQIFDTAKINWSKTSFPTANSTDKKPVLIVMDYAFGEQAYETIDELLKPYKKDILLNVESVSIMGKAGILEGGKGDIMIPNAHINEGTADNYYFENELTAEMFEGNDIAVFAGPMVTVLGTSLQNRDLLKFFHESTWGIIGLEMEGSYYQKAIQSASKIRKSVPHDIKVRYAYYASDNPLETGSTLASGGLGTSGVKPTYLITIKILEQIFGIK; via the coding sequence ATGAAAGAAACAAAAAACATATCTCGTTCTAGAGCACAAGAATCATCAGCAGCTATTGAAAAAATGTACATTACGATGCGCCATTTATTCAATAGAGGATTTTATAAACCTATGGGTGTTTCTGGAGATACCTTACGTGAAGCATTATTAGCGTTGCGTCCGGAAATTTATGGAAATATTGGTGAGGAAAAAGTAGAACTAAATGGACTTTTATATGTAATTGAGCGGCTTCCGGTAGGAATTGAAGAATGTAGATTTATCAATTTGACTTCTGAAGAGGGCTATTCTAAATCACATTTTCAAGCAATTGTACCGCCAAAAAGACGTAGAAATTGCTATCGTATTGACGAGGAGCAAATGAATGTGGAAATTACGCGCGGACGCTCGGATATTTATGATATTTTGACGCACTTGACATTTATCTTTATTGAATCACATAAAATTAGAAATCGAGTTTTGCTGGATGATGCCGGCGAAGTTTCACGCGATTGGTTCAAACTAGAACAAGCCGTTTCTCAAAAGAAAAAGCTGACTCTTGTAGAGAAAGAAAAAGCCATTTCGCACGCTGCAAATATTCTAGGGAGAACATTTGAGGAAGTTTTGGATATTTATGACGCTTTTGGTTCAGTAGCTGCGCCAGACCGGTTTTTGCATGTTATTTATTGGTTAGGAAAACTCGCCATTGAAGAAATTGTTGATGATAATAAAAGGACGATTACCTTTAGCCCAATATTAAGAGAGCGATTGGGACACCACATTCACGGTGAAATATGGGCTACAAACATTAAGAAGGTTTTAGAAGAAAACCAACTTTTAGACCGTCCAATTCACGTGATTAGTGCTAATATGCACTCTGTGATGAACTCTATTTTTGCCACGGAAGTTTTGAAAACCAAGTTTAAAGATAAATCTGATTTCTTTATATATGAGGAATTGAGTAGGTCTGGTGCTGACGAAGTTCGAAACCAAGTTTCAGTAGTCGCCTTGAAATGCGGTATGTTTTCGTTGCCAGATGCTTCTGGTACTAATATAGATGTTCAAATTTTTGACACCGCTAAAATAAATTGGTCAAAAACCTCATTTCCCACAGCAAATAGTACTGATAAAAAACCTGTTTTGATTGTTATGGATTATGCGTTTGGTGAACAAGCGTATGAAACCATTGATGAATTATTAAAACCGTATAAAAAAGATATTCTTTTGAATGTCGAGTCTGTATCTATTATGGGAAAAGCGGGAATTCTAGAGGGTGGAAAAGGAGATATTATGATTCCTAACGCACATATTAACGAAGGAACAGCAGATAATTATTATTTCGAAAATGAATTAACAGCTGAAATGTTTGAAGGAAATGATATTGCAGTTTTTGCAGGACCAATGGTTACTGTACTTGGAACATCATTACAAAACAGAGATTTATTAAAATTTTTCCACGAGTCTACATGGGGAATTATTGGTTTAGAAATGGAAGGTTCTTATTACCAAAAAGCCATTCAATCTGCATCAAAAATTAGAAAAAGTGTTCCGCATGATATCAAAGTTAGATATGCCTATTATGCTTCTGATAATCCTTTAGAAACTGGAAGTACGTTAGCATCTGGCGGACTTGGAACTTCGGGTGTAAAACCAACTTATTTGATTACAATTAAGATATTAGAACAAATTTTTGGCATTAAATAA
- a CDS encoding exopolysaccharide biosynthesis polyprenyl glycosylphosphotransferase: MKAKTGRYSGYIRPFSYLIDFIIINALSIYLVPVHEQPLFYAFLISFGWFIIAVYLGFYEVYRYTRVITILNNALKQTALFGLFCLALERYYSEFFNQKKVVLFVITVVLLVLSIKLFIYYFLRRLRVLYGGNSRTVVLLGNEEKINPLKDFFTDNPDYGYRLVRIFPLKEDKKLQIKECLSFVFQKEIDEIYCSLADLSENEMADIIDFADNNLKTLKFIPDGNQILSANIKFEFYDYIPVISLRNILQEERFNKFIKRIFDLVFSSFIIIAILSWLVPIMAILIKWESKGPVFFIQKRNGLNYKKFNCYKFRSMAINDTADLELSSKNDARITRIGKFIRKTSIDELPQFFNVFFDEMSVVGPRPHMVSVANLYASKVDKFMVRHFVKPGITGLAQTKGFRGEVETDEDIINRVKYDIFYIENWSILLDIEIIFKTIFNTLKGDDKAY; encoded by the coding sequence GTGAAAGCAAAAACAGGAAGATATTCAGGCTATATTCGTCCATTTTCTTATCTGATCGATTTTATAATCATCAATGCTTTGTCTATTTATTTAGTACCCGTTCACGAACAACCATTATTTTATGCATTTCTTATTAGTTTTGGATGGTTTATTATTGCGGTATATTTAGGTTTTTATGAAGTTTACCGTTACACAAGAGTTATTACTATTTTAAATAACGCATTAAAGCAAACTGCATTATTTGGTTTATTCTGTCTCGCATTAGAGAGGTATTATTCTGAATTTTTTAATCAAAAAAAGGTAGTTTTATTTGTTATAACTGTAGTACTTCTCGTTTTGTCTATTAAACTTTTTATCTATTATTTTTTAAGAAGATTAAGAGTTTTATACGGCGGAAATTCAAGAACAGTAGTTTTATTGGGAAATGAAGAGAAAATTAATCCGCTCAAAGATTTTTTTACAGATAACCCAGACTACGGTTATAGACTAGTTAGAATATTTCCATTAAAAGAAGATAAAAAGTTGCAAATTAAGGAATGCCTTTCTTTTGTTTTCCAAAAAGAAATCGATGAAATTTATTGCTCTTTGGCTGATCTATCAGAGAATGAAATGGCCGATATAATAGATTTTGCCGATAACAATTTGAAAACTTTAAAGTTTATTCCTGATGGAAATCAAATTTTATCAGCTAATATAAAGTTTGAGTTTTATGATTATATTCCTGTAATTTCTTTGAGAAATATTTTACAGGAGGAACGTTTTAATAAATTTATCAAACGAATTTTTGATCTTGTTTTTTCCTCATTTATTATCATTGCTATTCTATCTTGGCTGGTACCAATAATGGCTATTTTGATAAAATGGGAATCTAAAGGACCAGTATTTTTTATACAAAAAAGAAATGGACTCAATTATAAAAAATTTAATTGTTACAAGTTTCGATCTATGGCAATAAATGACACCGCTGATTTGGAATTATCTTCTAAAAATGATGCGCGTATTACTCGGATAGGAAAGTTTATTCGTAAAACCAGTATCGACGAACTACCTCAATTTTTTAATGTGTTTTTTGACGAAATGTCAGTTGTAGGACCAAGGCCTCACATGGTTAGTGTTGCGAATTTGTATGCTTCTAAAGTGGATAAATTTATGGTGCGCCATTTTGTAAAACCGGGCATTACTGGACTAGCGCAAACTAAAGGATTTCGTGGCGAGGTAGAAACCGATGAAGATATTATTAATCGAGTGAAATACGATATTTTTTACATCGAAAATTGGTCTATTCTTTTAGATATAGAGATTATCTTCAAAACAATTTTTAATACCCTAAAAGGGGACGATAAAGCGTATTAG
- a CDS encoding peptidase: MSKKRLKRTKIKENLFNKRRLIILNEDTFEETFSLKLTLMNVFVLATLGAIVITTVTTFIIAFTPLREFIPGYSSSKLKKDATELALKSDSLTIALKKNEAYIISIKKVLTGQLDYAKFNKDSILASSDAAVEPELLKASKEELELRKEVFKEEKNAQIGKNPVSKKEKSKK, translated from the coding sequence ATGTCTAAAAAAAGACTCAAAAGAACCAAAATCAAGGAAAATTTATTCAATAAACGACGTTTAATTATTTTAAACGAGGATACTTTTGAAGAGACTTTTTCCTTAAAACTAACCTTGATGAACGTCTTTGTTCTTGCTACTTTAGGAGCAATAGTTATTACCACTGTTACCACTTTTATTATTGCTTTTACTCCCTTAAGAGAATTTATACCAGGATATTCCTCTTCAAAACTAAAAAAAGATGCTACTGAACTTGCTTTAAAATCAGATTCATTGACAATTGCACTAAAGAAAAATGAAGCCTACATTATTTCTATTAAAAAAGTACTGACTGGACAGTTAGATTACGCTAAATTCAATAAAGATTCTATACTTGCTTCTAGTGATGCCGCAGTAGAACCTGAACTTTTAAAAGCCTCCAAGGAAGAATTAGAATTAAGAAAAGAGGTTTTTAAAGAAGAAAAAAATGCGCAAATAGGTAAGAATCCAGTTTCTAAGAAAGAAAAGAGTAAAAAATAA